The Haloarcula sp. H-GB4 DNA window AACACACACGAACGGTTAACCAGGGGGCTATCATTGACGGGTTACTCAACAGAGTTGAGGGACACTACCGCCGGCAGTCGTCGTCAACGGTTAAAGCCCCTGACTGGGACCTCACAGTGACTGGTTCGTCAACCGCCTGGAGACGCCTCTTCATGGAGTTTTACCAGCTCCGTGGTGAAGGCTACGACCGTGCCGCGAAAACTGTGATTCGTCTCCGACAGTTGGTCAACGCGGACCTTGCAGGCACAAACGCGGCCTTGGCCGCGCTGGAACTGGTCAACCAGTACGACATCGACGGGGCGACAGACTCGCTTGTATCGGAAGTAGCCGAAAGCACGAGCGCTGAATAGCAGGCTCTCTCCTCGTCTCGGTCTCGACTAGTTTTGTGCTCCCCTCGGGGCTGGAGTTTAAATACGATGACGAACGCAACCATGCGTGTGACTGACCCAAATCCTGAATACGACCCTGCTGATATCCTCGGTGCAGCGAGTTCCGACCCTGAAACGAGAGGGAACGGGCGGGAACGTATGCTTAAATCCACCAGGTATCCCGACCGTACAGAGGATGATACCCGTATCTGTCGGACCTGTGGGAAGGATATCCCCCAGAATAAACGCCAGTGCCCATTCTGCACTCAAACCGGTATCTCAGAGACTTCGTCCGACGATCAAGATAACAGCCCACTCGGAGAGTGGACATTCGGCCGAGTCGTGCTCGCGCTCGTCGAGGCGAACACTACCTTCCACGCACGAGCCCTCGGCGCTGCGGCCTTCTCCGTGTCCGATAGTCTCGCAAGCGGCGAGGACACCTCTCACGGAACGGTGAAGTGCCGTGCAGCGTTCGGGACCGAGCCAGCCACCAATCTCACGAAGGGATGGCCCGAGCTTCCGACCGAAACCACAGTCGACGAGGAACGCGGACAGACGCTCTTGGAGACGGCCGACGAGCAGACCGATTGGGATGAGTCAGACGTCCAGCCACGAATCTATCTTGAGGACGGGTCGCCGGTCACCGACCGCTCGGAGTTCCAGCGCCTCAAAGACGAGTTCCAGCAAGACGACAGCACGTACTGGCTTGTTCCCGGCATCGTGCAGCGTCATCAGGCGAGATCCGAGCTGGGGACACTCGGCGTTGAGTTCCACTGTCGGCAGTGTGGCGCCATAACGGGTCACGAGTCACATGGGCTCGACGGGTTCGAGTGCCACTCACATCTTGACCGCATGATCTGGACCTGCAGAGAGTGCGGGCAGCACCGCCACGAGCCCGAGCAGGAGGACGACACAGAGGAGGACACAGAAGAAGCCACGAGCTATGAACATCTTCCCGACGGTGTCTCACCGGAAGACATCCACGGCGACGAGCCTGACTTCCAGGAGCAGGAGTTTCAGGACCAGATCGAAGCCTATCGCAAGCAGCACGGTTCCTTCCCGTGGGAGCGGTAATCCCCACTGTTGAGTGCGTGGTCAGTCTGATAATAAGTGGGCCAAAACGACACTTGTCCCATCCTCAGTCCGGGGTACTGTATTTTCCAGTAGATGCTCATCGCTTTCGTCGACATCAAGGACACCGGTTTCGACGATACGGGGACCGTCTTCCCGCTCACCGGTGAGGGTCAGGCACAGCTGGCCGTCAACTTTGCCGCCAGCGACCGAGATCGAGTCGACTGCGTCGGGAAACGAAACGGTTGTCCAGCCATCGGGTTTCCGGACCCGGAACTCGGTCATTACCGCTTCTTCTGTCGGCGAAAGACATCAGCGCTCTGGCTGCCTGCAAGCGATTTTGTGTCTCCTTGTAGCCGGAGGAGATCATGAGTACGACAGAGCCTTCCTTCGAGAAGTATGAGTTCGGCCGCGGTGACCGTGTCCGAGTTGACTGGACAGACGGCAACAGCCCACTCGATGAGGTCATTGGAACCGTATCTGGTATCTCGCGCTCCGGCGGCAACGTGATCGTTGCTGTCGAGGTTGACGATGACCAGTATCCCGAGAACTCGATCTACGGTGGCACCCTCGACGCTGCTCCCGAATGGGTCGAGCCGCTAGAGCAATCTTAGTCTGACGGGGAGACTCGCCCCTCGTTTTGTGTGCCCCTGTGGGGTGAGGGGTTTTCCGAACATGAGACCCGAACACCAGTCCGTCGGCGAACAGTCAGCCAGTGATACCGAGACCAATGAGCAACCAGACATTCATGCCCAACATCGGCAGGCACAGGCCAGTGGCGAGGTTTTCCAAGGCCAGCTTCACAGTGGCAAATAGATGTCCCGTTTCGACTGACAGCAGCACACTCAGTGGCCGCATATATCCAGACGATTTCACAGTGATCGGCCTAGAAAAATACCCACCTCCGACAGTTGAGAAATGGTTAATCAAGTGGATAAGAAAGTCGAGCGTGTGACGGTTGACGAGGAGGTCCGCCAGTTGTACGAGCGATACCAAGCGGCCGAAAGCGACACCGAACGCCACGAGATTGCGCTTGAGATGGCGATACTTGACGGACGCCGCCACGCAAACATCTACGCAGCGCTCAAAAACGAGTGAGAAGTACCATGTTCTACGCTTGCTTGTACAGCGTTGTTCAGGACTAGGGGCTGCTTGGTCGCCTCTTGTGAACGCCTTTGTCCTCCTTCAGCCTGGCTGCGGGGACTCTTACCCTGTCTTGTGTGCCTCTGGTGGTGTGGTAGGTGTTCTGGCGGTTCGCCCGTTCAGCGAATGCTGATTAATACAAAATACACGCGTGGCTAGTCGATTTCTTCCGAAATTGCCCCCGGTGATGGCACACCGAGGCGCGTGGTTCCACCAGAACCGATAGTAACTACGCAATCCAATCCACAAGAACGTACCGCACGCGAACTACTCACCCAAGGCCGACCACTGTTTCTCGTCGTCAACGGTGAGGGAGCTGCCCGCTACTGGGACAGCCATGAATTCGCCGTGGTCGTTGTGGAGGCTAACGATGATGCTGGGAGGGCTGTGTTAGCCGAGACGCCCTTCAGAACGTGTCCGTGCGCACATTGAGGTCGCCCGCGGTTGAAGGCGAAAGGGACACGACTGCACTGAAGATGGCAGTCGGTCCCTCTCAGCGTGGGGCAGACGGCCAGGCGAAGCAGAAGTATGCCTGATGGATAACAACGTGGGGCTGGCAGGCCGGCTGAGAACGCGAGAGACGAGCGTGTGTCGGCGTGGGACTGACGGCCGGGCAGGAACGGAAGGCTGGCTGGTATGCTCTCTGGCCGCCGGGCAGCCGCCGCTGGGCGGCACTCTCGCTCTTTCCCGTGCCGGGACGGGAACAGAGGCTGGACGAGACGGGTGCAGAGTGGAAGGGTCGCGTGTCTGGCAGGAGATGGGTTCTGGCATTGCTATGCCTGGAGTCGAGTAGTGTGGCACTCGTGACGGTCTGGAGGGAGGCAACAGTACAGACAGTAGTAATCACGGCACTGCTAGCGCCGGAACTCGTGGCACTACCTTCGGAGGCACTACTGACTATCGCAGAAATGCTGGGACTTGCTGTACTGGAACCACTGCAAACAGTGTCGCGACGACGAGTTCGGTGTCGGACCAGCACACCTCGAAAGCCCCACGCCGCTGGCGGTCGCTCAGCGACATATCCTCACTCCGTTCGGATAGGGGTCGCTGAACCGACTCCAGCAAGCGCCAGCGGCGTGCCCCTTTCAGTCCCACCCGACTACTGCGGCACAGCACAACAGTAGTCGACGCACGCGTCAGAGTCGCGCGCGGTCTGGATGAGGAACCCTCGCGGCCGGCGCTCCCTCGCCGGAACGAGGACGGGCACTCCGTGCCCTGTGTTCCGGGCTGCTCACTGCGTTGCGCTGCCGGGCTTTCACCCATCCGGCACTCGCTTGGCCGCGCGGGATGCTGGCTCACCGCAACCGCACACGATGGGACCGCCTGCCGGGGTGTCAAACCCACACCTCCCTTATATACTAATTTTCCCCAAAGACGAAAACACAATACACCGCTTAGACACCATTCAGACACCCGAATATTGCACTTGAAACAATCTATTTTGTCCGTTAGCTTTAAGTGATATGCACCCGTGCCATTAAGTACGGAAAGGCACGACGCACGCGGCGCTCACGAAGCAGTTTCACGCCGCAGAAATCGGGTGTTGTCGCACCCGACAAATGTCTTTCCGTGGTGCCAGAAAGACAATGTACGCTACCAATTCCAGCGGTAAGAAAGCATCGCCCAGCAACCAGACGGTTACCCTTTCGGCCCACGTTGAGGGCGGTCCCGAGCAACTTCTAGAGCAGGTCGCAGCAACCGAGAACGGCGACGAACTCGATTTCCGGATGAACAAAGGGAGCGATAGCCGTGGCAACTACTACGCCCGTCAGGAGGAGGCATACGACTGGACCCGTTCGACCGAGGTGGGGCCGGACCGATACTTTGGCGAAACTCTGGAACAGCAAGAGGAGCGCCACGGACGCGAGGCCGAGCAAGCCCGACATTCCGAGGTCGCACGCGCTCACGTCGACGGTCCCGACCGCGAAGCCTCGGCTCGCCAGCTCACCGACGCCGAGGCGGAACGTGCCGACGGTTTCCGCTCGCCGGCTGACCCACGGCAGTGGATGGACCGCGACACGCTGGCCCGAGTCAACCAGCAGGCCGCGACGCTCGCAGACAAGACCAATATGTCACGGGCGGCGGCGAGCCGCCGGCTCGCGGCCCTTGTGTCCGGGCAGATGGGCGACTGTGATAACCTGTATGACGCCTCGTTTACCCTGTTCAGAGACGCCCGCGAGGAACTACAATCGCCCACGCCTATCGCGGATGTCTCGCCCTACGGCTACGAGTGTACCGTCGAGGGTGAAGTCACCCACATCATTGAGGAGCCAGACGCTCGGAACCAGTACCAAGTGCTGTACCTCGAAGACGACGAGGGTACGAGCGCGAAGGTCACGGTCTGGGGCAAGTCCATGCACGGCGGCGAGATGGTCCGCACGCTCCACGAAGGCGACCGGGTGCGAATCTCCGGGGGCAAGCCCGACGAGTACAACGGTATCAAGACCGTGGCGGTCACGAGTGACACGCTCATGTGCATCATCGAGCGCGGCGACGGTCCCGCGCCCACCGGACACGCTGGCTGTGCTTTTGGCACCTCCGGCGAAAGCCGAACGGTGGCGTCGTGGGAAGCAGAGTCAGACACCCATCAATGGGCCAACGAGCGGGATACTAACCGCGCGGTCACCGTGACGCTCGGGAAGGCCCGCTGTCCCGAGTGTTCGGACCTCTTCGACACTGAGCATGGGGCCGCCACCCATCAGGGTCTCGTCCACTCCGCAGACTGACGCCCGATAGCGGGGGCGTCCCCCATCGAGCGGGGGCTTCCTCGGGCGGTGCGACGGTACTCGCGCACGCGGCCTCGCCGCCGCCTCCGGCGACCCGGGCGGCGGCGAGACAACCGCGCGCACGGACTGGAGCACCAACGGCAACGGCGCGTCGACATGGGTCAGTCTGAGAGAGGCTGTGAGAACACTCGTGTCCTGGTGTGTGCGTGGACGTGGGCCAGCCGGCCCGGGAGACACTGGACTGGGTGGCTGGTGGACGCGACAGCGCGCGACGCCACCGACAGACTCGCGCTGCTCGTCTGTCGAGCCCTCGTTCGCTACCGCTCACGAGGACGACGGGACGCTCCGCTCGGCGCTATCGCGCGCCTCGCGGCGGTCCATCGTGCCTGCAGTAGCGGGCGCGATCCCGGCCTGCCGCCGGGATGCGGACGGGAACCGCTCTTTCGCTAGTCTGTTGCCAGCGTGCGGCCCAACTGGAGTTCAAGTACGTGAAATGGCATCGAGAAAAAGCGTCTCGTAGAACAGTTCTCATGGTCTATCTTCTTCCAATAGAAATTCTTTCGATTAGTGGTTAGTATTATCCACGCAAGATTTACTTAGACTTTGTCGAGTGGTTTGAATTCGCATGGCCAGTGAGAACTATTCTCGTCATCTGCTTTTTTGTTGGTCTTTTCGACGATGCCAGTGGTCAAGATTTTCCTAAGCCATCTGCCGTCGCCTTTCTCCACCTCGTTCGTTGCCGGTCGCCGCGCTAGAATTAGTCTCCAGAACCGACATACTGCGTAGTATCAAACACGACTACGGCGGCACCATCGTGACAGTTCATGCTGAGACCACGGTCCAGTGAGGTGCCAATCTGAGGGTTTAGAATATGGAATCGGCAGAAACTGACATTGTCAGAACGCCATAAAGAATGCTTGGATGTCGGCCCAGAGGTAGCCGACCACACCAGCCCCGACCAATCCGAACAGGAGTCGGAGAATCCATGCCGGCCAGTTCCGGTCCTCGACCATGTTGACCACGTCCCGGACCATCGGCACCG harbors:
- a CDS encoding SOSS complex subunit B family protein, with protein sequence MYATNSSGKKASPSNQTVTLSAHVEGGPEQLLEQVAATENGDELDFRMNKGSDSRGNYYARQEEAYDWTRSTEVGPDRYFGETLEQQEERHGREAEQARHSEVARAHVDGPDREASARQLTDAEAERADGFRSPADPRQWMDRDTLARVNQQAATLADKTNMSRAAASRRLAALVSGQMGDCDNLYDASFTLFRDAREELQSPTPIADVSPYGYECTVEGEVTHIIEEPDARNQYQVLYLEDDEGTSAKVTVWGKSMHGGEMVRTLHEGDRVRISGGKPDEYNGIKTVAVTSDTLMCIIERGDGPAPTGHAGCAFGTSGESRTVASWEAESDTHQWANERDTNRAVTVTLGKARCPECSDLFDTEHGAATHQGLVHSAD